Below is a window of Candidatus Hinthialibacter antarcticus DNA.
ACTCGTTTGTGGAATTATGGAGCATAGACCAAACGGATTTCAAATCGATTACAAGCAATGGAGCACCTAGTTCCTAAATTTTGAGACACTTACAACACTTCTTCTTTCAAACGTTGGGACAGTAGTGATCTTGAAGTAATTCTGAAATTTGTATTACAAGTGGAGTCAATAAATCTGTCTTTCCGTATTGCCATGGATTAATCCAAAGTGTTTGAGTTAAAATTTGAGAATGCTCTGATGAATTTATTTCTTTCTCAATTCTCTTTAATGTATCAGTTTTTCCATGCCCCCAAGGGCCTTGAATAGATATAACTGATCCAGAGGGCAGGTTTGAAATCATATTGATGATGCTTTTTGCAAATTCATCATGACCTAAGGCATCATTTGGTAAACTAATTTCATTTGTCATTTTGTAATCTCGGTTCATACTTACATTTTCACCGCTTTGCCCGGGTAGTGGCTAACCATCAGCGGTTGGTCACCGAGGGCGGGGAAGTTTTGCCCCGGCGCACTGGCTTCTTCGACCGCGCGCTCGACCTCTTCGTCGGTGAAGCCATAATCCAATGCGCGGCCTATATTGGCTGAAGGCAACATGCCGATACGCGCTTTGTTGTCTTCATTACGGAACAAATAACAATGCAAGCGCTCTTTGCCGCCGATGTAGATTCCGACTTCGCGGTCAACGCTAACGTCCATCACATAGTCAATCATGTAACCCGGCGCTTCATCGCAGGGGACGCGCTTATGGATCAACAGATGAGCGCGGCTGCCGTCCGCCGCGTTCAGTCCAGTTACGAATAATGAAGATTCAGGGAAATATCTGAGAAATTGTTTCGCCCGTTCTGATTCCAAGCCAATTTGATAAACCGACTCTGGATCGATTCTGCTTTCAGTAATGCGAACCCGCAACCGGAATTGGTCGATGATTGGGATGAACAACCCCGCGATCAGGGCGACCACAACAGTTGAGAGAAACGGCGTCGCCAAAAAGAAATAAGGAACCACAAATAAG
It encodes the following:
- a CDS encoding P-loop NTPase fold protein — protein: MTNEISLPNDALGHDEFAKSIINMISNLPSGSVISIQGPWGHGKTDTLKRIEKEINSSEHSQILTQTLWINPWQYGKTDLLTPLVIQISELLQDHYCPNV